A region of the Dasypus novemcinctus isolate mDasNov1 chromosome X, mDasNov1.1.hap2, whole genome shotgun sequence genome:
CCATTGATGACCTATTATCTCAAATTTGGCATTTGTCATGTGCTATGTTGTATAACTTTATATTTGTGCTATTGTCTTATCTTACCAAGTACAGTGTAAAGGCCATGATTTACACTTCTTTCTATCCACTGTGCCTAGTATAATGCTGTGTGTTCACTGAATTGTAATAGTCTTCATGGCTAAAGGAACTCTTGTTTTGGTAACTTCAAAAGCTTAAATCAGAGTTCAGATATAATTACAAAATCTATAGAACCAACAAAAAAAGGGTACTCTTTTGTATCTTGTAAACATGAAACCAGTATCTTTGAAAATTATATACTCCTTATAGGAGAGAGAGAGTTCATCTGTTTTGAGGAATGACTTAAATACTTTCATTTAAAGTTAATCCAATTGTAATTGgttatatttactgattttgaaTAGGCAGTATAAAATTATAGTATATAATTTTGCTATTATGCCACTCAAATTGATTTGATTTTctgtgtgtttggtttttttatatttcttttctttatactcctggtctcttttttttcctaatttttctatTATAATATCTTTGGTcttaaatgtgttttgttttatgttaacagcatctttttttaaattaatttatttttaaagaaggtttagattacataaatattgcataaaaaatgtaagggattcccatatacctcactccctccccttcccacactttcccacatcaacaacatccttcattagtgtggtacatttgttacagctggtgaacagatattgaagcattgctattaaccatggattacagtttacattataatttatactctgtcccacacaattttgtaggttatgacaaaatatgcaagGTCCTGTATCCGTCACTACAGTGTcttgcaggacaactccaatatcctaaaaatgccccatattatacctattctttcctttcccattcctcagaacctttggtggccactgcccttatatcaataataagagttcttacattgctagaatagtaataagtctactttagtccattgttcattccctaatcctgaggattctgggatggtgatacccactctgcctctaattgagacggggctgagatcccatggggcagatggatggaactatcttgtttgcagttgcagacactctctgttccttgggatgggtattgtccatcatcatttccttgttcgTTGTCCTGGGTAAGGTCAATAAACTggagaggtgttgcaactctgctgaaattcagggttcaactggcacatggatggatcaaagatttaagttctctgggacatatatttatcaagtatagttctaattatagattcacataaaagagaagagccatgtgtagagaatctataaatgagtgtaactgttttacactggggagcataaatcccaaaataAGGCTCAATGacaaggtgctgaattcctgagcttaaACAGCATCTTTTAAAGTATTCTAATTTTCTGGAGCTTGCTGATATAAACTTGAGGATAAGGACCATGacttatttatctttacattAGCAGTTCATCTAGTGCGGTGTCTGGCAAAAAAGGCAGCTACAGGCAGATCACTTGAGTCTCCTGAGACATAGACCAGTGCTCCTTATTCATTATGTGTGTGGGCCCTACTCTGCATTCacattataaattaaaaacattaataatGATTGACTGTTAGCATTTTAACAAGTCTTGCTTATGATTTTAAGCTTTCAGAAAATATCTTTCATTGATGAATGaacatataaaatgaaaacactgaTGTTGCTGCTTTGTCCAAAATAGGCATAGATAAGAATTAATGTCTTCTCATTCTGTATTTGCTAGTAGTCTTATATTAAAGTAACTTTTAATCAGTGTGAAATatgctgtgatttttaaaatgcatttttatatagattttttCCCTACCCCTAACCCCTTATTTTTATAAAGTTACCAGGCAGTGACATTGCCAGTGGGAGTGATGTCCTTTCTGATGTCATACCCAGTATTCCCAGTTCACCTTGCTTGCTtcctaagaagaaaaacaagcacCGGAATTTAGATGAACTTCCTTGGAGTGCGATGACAAATGATGAGCAGGTAGAGATCTTATCCTTCTTAATTAAAAGCATATACATGGAGAATATGTGAAGCTTAATTTATTGCCTATTTAAATATACTGGGTAAGTGTGGATTGCTTAGTGAATCCAAATTTTAGCTTTAACTGTTTTGCAGGGAACTATTTATATTAAGTGCTACTGATaatataaaacacaataaaaatgacATACTAAGATCAGAGGTTTTTTTTAGCATTGAGCttgttgtattttttcattaCACAGGTGGAATATATTGAGTATCTGAGTCGTAAAGTCAGTACTGAGATGGGTCTTCGAGAGCAACttgatattattaaaattattgatCCTTCTGCTCAAATCTCCCCTACAGACAGTGAGTTTATTATTGAACTTAACTGCCTCACAGATGAAAAACTGAAGCAGGtatgtaaagaaaaaaacaaattgtacAGCCATTGAAAATACTACTGCCTTATAAAATGTAGACTTGAATATGTCAATACATAGATAATTAAAGTCAAAATCACCCCTGGGAAATGGTATACTAGAAAAAAATGATGGTAATATTAGAGAACACACTGTGTTCTTAAAAGTTATGTTCACCTCACCTACAGTACCTTTCTAGAATTGGTGTGAATCTGgagcttcctctttttttttttttgtctttatttttttaatattacattaaaaaaatacgaggtccccacataccccccacccccctcaccccactcctccccccatagcaacaatctcttccatcatcatgagacattcattgcatttggtgaatgcatctctgagcaccgctgcacctcatggtcaatggtccacatcatagcccacactctcccacgttccacccagtgggccatgggaggacatacaatgtctgataactgtccctgctgcatcacccagggcaactccaagtccggaaaacacctccacatctcatcttttcctcccattccctacccccagcagccaccatgaccactttctccacaccattgccacattttcttcgattactaatcacaatagttcatgaatagattatcagtaaggagCCTCCTCTTTAATTTGAGTAGGCTTTGAAACTTAATTTCATCATGTAAGGGGTGGTCAGGCTAGGATATACATTTATTCTAACTCAGCTTTCAAGGGATGGAGTGACATTATCAAAATACGGATTAACGAGAGCTGTACTTTGGTGAATGAGCAGAGGGATTTGAGTAGTCTTAGGGAATAATTGAACCCAGGTATGGTAAAACCTAATGAATTTTCCCTGTGCCACTCTTAAATGTGCTTTTCTGGTATCTCCTAATATAGtctttcctcctctctttttctctagtACATGGATGAATGCTTCTTTGCTTACGttctgatttctttgtttttgtgtttatcaTCATTCACAAAAAAGTTTCTGTCAGTTCAGTGTTTTCTCTCAACAGGCATACTATAATTTTCTACATTCTAGGCCATTTTCTCTTGGTCTGGTAAATTGAGGCCTTGCATTTTAAGGCAGGTACCCTTGGCTTCTAGCTAAGATTTAGGAAATACTCTTTTCTTAGATATAGTCAGTAACTTACTTCAGTCACTTAAATGAAGACCTTTAAAAAATGCCTGatctcattgattttattttgctGTCAGCTTCTATTCCACAGTGCTGTTTTCTTAAAAACCTAAATACTAGAGGCCAATAGCCTTCCATTTACTGACTAtatttaatgtacttaaaaaaatCTAGCTCCATACCATGTTTCCTAGAATTTTGAATACCATCAATGTTTCTGGTACTTGTTTCTTTACTTAGAGATTTCCATTGCCCTTGTATTCTGCCTTTGTACATTTGTAGCACtttcaaaaatattcttttctttttctctcttttttttctccagcGTTTTGAGGGTAGAATGTCAAGGTGTGACACTAATTAGTTTTTGTCTGTATGTTCCAAGGTCAGAAACTATATCAAGGAGCATAGCCCTCGCCAACGGCCTacaagagaggcctggaagagaagcaACTTTAGTTGTGCAAGCACCAGTGGAGTGAGTGGTACCAGTGCCAGTGCCAGCAGCAGCAGTGCCAGCATGGTCAGTTCTGCAAGCAGCAGTGGGTCCAGTGTTGGAAACTCTGCCTCAAACTCCAGTGCCAACATGAGTCGAGCACACAGTGACAGCAACCTGTCTGCAAGTGCAGCAGAGCGGATTCGGGATTCAAAAGTAAAACATCTAATCAATACAAAGCTTTACCTTTCAATATTAACATTAGTACTTCATATAAATTTCTGGAAGAGTTAAAATTAGCTTCCTTTCTATATGCCTGTGGGTTTTGATTTTAATTGAACAAGCAGGATGCTCTGCTGTTGAACAAAGCCCTCTAGGTTGAGTGCTTTGAAATACTTTTTTGACCCATAACCTTATCACATTCaattttatgtgatttttgtgtttgctttaagtaagataaatttatagaaataatgaatGTTTCTCAAATTGCAATATTGACTGCAACTCACTACTGAGGAAATCTCACTCTGTTACTGATATTGCTGTCTGTTAGTGCCAaagaatgttctgtatatattttctgtgtgttaaatatctttttaaatattttaatctcttcttagctaattaaaaaatgtaataatgcCTTCTCAAATTACTGTCCACTCTTTTCACAGTTGAAAAAATTCTGAATATATTGTTGGgccctttcaaaaaaaaaaaaggtataagttTGTATAGAATGGTCTGTCATGCTTAGCACAGGGCTTTGTTTCCTTTTAGTAGCAGCAGATTCTTGAGCCAATTTAGGACAATAAGGGGATCCTCTAGACCTCTttgggaatccagtgatgatttCAAGATATAATGATTCCTTCCCTGGCTCTTACCAAAGTAGCAGAAACACAGCCAACTTTTTTGGTTACCAAGGGATGATTTCTCTGGATAAGTTGTTGTTCCTTTTTGGTATCAGTTCACCAATGATGAGGATTAGAGTACCCACTGGGCTCCTAATGGACCTCTAAAATGGTATAAAGACTTGCCTAATATGAGAAAGGTGTGAATCTTCCCCAGCCATCTTAAAATTGCCAGTGCTTTTCAATGAAAGGCATCTTAAAATGGCAAGAATTAGAGGTTTCAGCAATGTTATCTATATTTGTATTCAGTATTGTTTCCTAGTATTACTTGTGTGCTTGCTATGCATTGATACCAGTGTACATTAACTTGataaaaaatctttgaaatgaCCGGTTATCCATAACTAGTCAAAATGATCGAATTTCAGCCTTTCTTACTCAAAAGATTTCATTGGTTAAATGCCGTAATAGAATCTTGACAAATCATTTTCAAGTCCAATCCAGTGGCTCACATATTGGAACAAGGGTCATACTGCAGATGAATTTGAACATCTgttaaaattctgaaaatataaaatttgatCCATGAAATGCTTTGGGGTGGATATGCCAGAATTGAATCTTACtgatttagaaatttttattttgacagaAGCGTTCCAAGCAGCGGAAGTTACAGCAGAAAGCCTTACGCAAGAGGCAGCTGAAAGAGCAGAGGCAGGCTCGGAAGGAGAGGCTCAGTGGGCTCTTTCTTAATGAAGAAGTGCTGTCCTTGAAAGTGACTGAGGAAGACCATGAAGCTGATGTAGATGTGTTGATGTGATAAGGGTGAATTTATCAGTGTTCTAAGCATTAAAGTGTTTTATCCTGATTTGTTTACATGCATCTTGACCAAAATTTTAATTAGGGCTGTGCTGATGTACCATTAATCATTTATGCCAGTGGTTCTCAAGTGTGGTCTCTGGACCACAAGcatcagcatcaccatcaccagGGAAgtttttagaaatgcaaaattgGGTGCTGCCACAGACCCAgggaatcagaaactctggagaaGGGGCCCAGTGCTGTATTTTAACAAACTCTCCAGGTGATTCAGATGCACATACTAGTTTAAGAAACACTGATTTAGGTAAATGTTTTGACTTTTTAAACTTTAAGTACTTAAGTGAGCTTTTATCAAAGACTAGTACTTTACAGTTTAGGAGAGTTCAAGGTACTTCTGACAAATAATGTCagtatacatacatgtataaagGTAATTTGTTTCCTTTGATGTTAGGATTTCTTTTCTGTAGTATCAGTTTACTTTTTCTAAAGGGCCGTGGCATAATTCTCAGTTTTTGGTGGAAATCCTTTTTTGAGGTTTTGGGAGATGGATTGCTGTTTACAATAGTGCCTTCATTAGGTTTAGGtctgttttcattcattattaatGAAGAGATAGAAGAACAGGTCCTAATATATTTCCTGatggatttgtttttgtttttttcactttatgtAACTTTGGAATTCTTTCTGTACTTGGTGACTACTGATGGAATACTGTTACTAGTAGCTGAATTTTAGACTTGAAGCTTTCCTTGTAGATTAGTATTCAGTGGAGAAAGCAATTAGGCAAAACAATAAATTATACTTTTCCATTACTTTCTGAAATTTTAGGCTCTAAAAACCGTCTCAAGGGcagattttctctctctttcccttttttaagttctttttgtAGGTTTTTTTCAGCACagctctaatttt
Encoded here:
- the FAM199X gene encoding protein FAM199X codes for the protein MSDEASATTSYEKFLTPEEPFPLLGPPRGVGTCPSEEPGCLDISDFGCQLSSCHRTDPLHRFHTNRWNLTSCGTSVASSECSEELFSSVSVGDQDDCYSLLDDQDFTSFDLFPEGSVCSDVSSSISTYWDWSDSEFEWQLPGSDIASGSDVLSDVIPSIPSSPCLLPKKKNKHRNLDELPWSAMTNDEQVEYIEYLSRKVSTEMGLREQLDIIKIIDPSAQISPTDSEFIIELNCLTDEKLKQVRNYIKEHSPRQRPTREAWKRSNFSCASTSGVSGTSASASSSSASMVSSASSSGSSVGNSASNSSANMSRAHSDSNLSASAAERIRDSKKRSKQRKLQQKALRKRQLKEQRQARKERLSGLFLNEEVLSLKVTEEDHEADVDVLM